In the Chitinispirillales bacterium genome, one interval contains:
- a CDS encoding histidinol-phosphatase HisJ family protein, with protein sequence MQNGQFIWETHGIHTGTGNDPVKHGVDEIEIITEKAISLNHPNITFIIHTPRLTKFRYQSEEHTNIKFIRGSEAYQNYTQKITDLREKYRAKINIKYGIELEWLGSKLGLQWNRSKILQVPDADFVIGSVHFSNEGVSYDGSKEEAQKLLKIRGSLENYWAAYFDELIEMVSYSSSMIHAVGHLDLPKVYVDFPHEFTELDNADNIVCDRLRVLLETISENNLALDLNLAGIKKGCGIYPNLPILKRARVLKIPIAIGTDTHNIDEYGKFYGEGIAYAKKAGYSQYVSFSRGIPEIRPFSYENSEDVDNYKALNLSIEILNRRFSASDSGRIPRFAFGGKYLSFINQYDGATPLGNLSAIRIRRERKSIMIGSDFQQERLKNEMGILLKHYNKPGVLSVLFNTLASEGINVKTAFLNSENDDVSEAFLTVSGAEESIVEAIEFANGTEKNNFISIEFGSKISIPLIKKHKYYLLEMDGVKLPIPISKNMILAVINNKPGVLLILLSALASRNINIIDLQLGERGDKGFAALSYDGDFGVVEDMLRKLGDQYYETTHFQLSAL encoded by the coding sequence ATGCAAAACGGACAATTTATTTGGGAAACGCATGGAATCCATACAGGAACTGGAAACGATCCTGTTAAACACGGAGTCGATGAAATCGAAATTATTACTGAAAAAGCGATTTCACTAAATCATCCGAACATTACATTCATAATTCACACGCCACGTTTAACGAAATTCCGCTACCAAAGCGAAGAACATACAAACATTAAATTTATTCGCGGAAGCGAGGCGTATCAAAATTACACCCAAAAAATTACCGATTTACGTGAAAAATACAGAGCTAAAATAAACATAAAATACGGAATCGAATTGGAGTGGCTCGGTTCAAAATTAGGTTTGCAATGGAATAGAAGCAAAATATTACAAGTTCCTGACGCTGATTTTGTAATAGGTTCGGTTCATTTCTCAAATGAAGGCGTATCGTACGACGGTTCAAAAGAAGAGGCTCAAAAATTGCTTAAAATCCGCGGTTCTTTAGAGAATTATTGGGCGGCGTATTTTGATGAATTGATTGAAATGGTATCATATTCGTCAAGCATGATTCACGCGGTCGGACATTTAGATTTACCAAAAGTTTACGTAGATTTTCCGCACGAATTTACCGAACTCGACAATGCCGATAATATTGTTTGCGACCGTCTGCGAGTGCTTTTAGAAACAATATCGGAGAATAATTTAGCGTTAGACCTAAATCTTGCGGGAATAAAAAAAGGCTGCGGAATTTATCCTAATTTGCCGATTCTCAAACGTGCGAGAGTGCTGAAAATACCTATCGCCATAGGAACGGACACGCACAATATAGACGAATACGGGAAATTTTACGGTGAAGGTATCGCTTATGCTAAAAAGGCGGGATACAGCCAATACGTAAGTTTTTCTCGCGGAATTCCAGAAATTCGTCCGTTCAGTTACGAAAACAGTGAAGATGTCGATAACTACAAAGCGCTTAATTTGAGCATAGAAATATTGAACAGAAGATTTTCCGCAAGCGATTCGGGAAGAATCCCGCGTTTTGCATTCGGTGGAAAATATTTGTCATTCATAAATCAATATGACGGAGCGACTCCGCTTGGAAACCTTTCGGCTATAAGAATAAGAAGAGAGCGAAAAAGCATAATGATAGGCTCGGATTTCCAGCAAGAGCGCTTAAAAAATGAAATGGGAATCTTACTCAAACACTATAACAAACCCGGGGTTTTATCTGTTTTGTTTAATACGCTTGCTTCCGAAGGCATAAATGTAAAAACAGCGTTTCTTAATTCCGAGAACGATGATGTTTCTGAAGCGTTTTTAACTGTTTCTGGAGCCGAAGAAAGTATTGTAGAGGCGATAGAATTTGCAAACGGAACAGAAAAGAATAATTTTATTTCAATAGAATTTGGCAGTAAAATCAGCATTCCGTTAATAAAAAAACATAAATATTATCTATTGGAAATGGACGGGGTTAAACTCCCTATTCCTATATCAAAAAATATGATTTTGGCTGTAATAAATAATAAACCCGGCGTTTTACTGATTCTTCTTTCGGCGCTTGCTTCCAGAAACATAAATATCATTGATTTACAACTCGGAGAAAGAGGCGATAAAGGTTTTGCGGCGCTTTCTTATGACGGCGATTTTGGCGTTGTTGAAGACATGCTTAGAAAACTTGGCGACCAATACTACGAAACCACGCATTTTCAATTGAGCGCATTATGA
- a CDS encoding DUF3536 domain-containing protein yields MTGNRYCVIHGHFYQPPREDPWEDEIERQPSAKPYHDWNERIYDECYRPNSFSRILNEESEIVAVNNNFCYMNFNFGPTLFRWIAKKHPTVYNRIIEADKRSREDNDGHGSAIAQIYSHIIMPLATKKDKLTQIRWAKSFFKRHFKRETEGFWLSETAINMETIECLVDENVKFVILSPNQAEKFRYDSNGEWLETSEYGLDPKYTYRCFVENRNGERNGKYIDIFFFNEGLSQQISFENLLENADILTDKINTCYDESSNENQLVNIATDGETFGHHKKNADMCLAYFFRKRAAQSGIKMVNYATYLAKNPPKREVKIKNAFGEGTAWSCAHGTGRWSRDCGCNTGALPQWNQKWRSPLRRALQILQSEIDFIYHQEMSAFFENPDKIRDMYEPFIDDQSNVKKFIEKNAKKNVNISDDRISRILMLLEAQKFILFSFTSCAWFFNDISGIEPLQNLRYAFRAWQLTYPNAKNNSVLQEFLLILQQAKSNYPDIDGKKIVEKEILPMADHLERVAFTIAVNHYLYGFYSGSKKTGLEDYSYSTNVIKNEEDRVFDKKTWRIYSADVAHKISQERKSFIIALYKNGSQIEGVVFNEKQKLPKNDSAFAKFMDDKDLMRFTLRDIVPSARDHVTKRFVDDFANDTYLDYLSWAGTQNNRLNAIIDVNNGLPSELSETIKFYIDKEWDMAIAAFLQASEKIQDFVNKLSDINERADRYKIFIDKIKSAEKIRLKINDDLKILDDDFNNEKLVDSIIVKLDVVKNLAIPLHFHQVQDRFYLIYKQVINDIYPHWTANGRSVGKERQTIMLINKLAKKFGFNIDKTAV; encoded by the coding sequence ATGACTGGAAATAGATACTGCGTAATACACGGACATTTTTACCAACCTCCCAGAGAAGACCCCTGGGAAGACGAGATTGAACGTCAGCCGTCGGCTAAGCCGTACCATGATTGGAATGAAAGAATTTATGACGAGTGTTATCGTCCCAATTCGTTTTCAAGAATACTTAACGAAGAAAGTGAAATCGTCGCCGTAAATAACAATTTCTGTTACATGAATTTTAATTTTGGACCTACGCTTTTTCGCTGGATAGCCAAAAAACATCCGACCGTTTATAACAGAATAATAGAGGCGGATAAACGCAGCCGCGAAGATAACGACGGACACGGAAGCGCTATCGCTCAGATTTATAGTCATATAATAATGCCGCTTGCGACTAAAAAAGATAAATTGACGCAAATACGCTGGGCGAAATCGTTTTTCAAAAGACATTTTAAACGTGAAACCGAGGGATTCTGGTTGTCGGAAACCGCAATAAACATGGAAACAATCGAATGTTTGGTGGACGAGAATGTAAAATTTGTAATTCTGTCGCCTAATCAGGCGGAAAAATTTCGTTACGATTCAAACGGCGAATGGCTTGAAACTTCGGAGTATGGGCTTGACCCGAAATATACATATAGATGTTTTGTTGAAAACCGAAACGGTGAACGAAACGGAAAGTATATTGACATATTTTTTTTCAACGAAGGCTTATCGCAGCAAATCAGTTTTGAAAATTTACTTGAAAACGCCGATATTTTAACTGATAAAATTAATACCTGTTACGATGAAAGCTCAAATGAAAATCAGTTGGTAAATATTGCTACGGACGGTGAAACTTTTGGGCATCATAAAAAAAACGCCGATATGTGTCTTGCGTATTTTTTTAGAAAACGCGCCGCTCAATCCGGCATAAAAATGGTAAACTATGCGACCTATCTGGCAAAAAATCCTCCTAAACGAGAAGTTAAAATAAAAAACGCTTTCGGAGAAGGAACCGCTTGGAGTTGCGCACACGGGACAGGACGTTGGAGCAGGGATTGCGGCTGTAACACAGGCGCATTGCCGCAATGGAACCAAAAATGGCGTTCCCCGCTTCGTAGAGCGTTGCAAATTTTGCAATCCGAAATCGACTTTATTTATCATCAAGAAATGAGTGCGTTTTTTGAAAATCCCGATAAAATTCGCGATATGTACGAGCCGTTTATCGACGATCAAAGCAATGTAAAGAAATTTATTGAGAAAAATGCGAAAAAAAACGTAAATATTTCCGACGACCGAATTTCAAGAATATTAATGCTTTTGGAAGCGCAAAAATTTATCCTTTTCTCTTTCACTTCCTGCGCATGGTTTTTCAACGATATTTCCGGAATTGAGCCGCTGCAAAATTTGCGTTACGCGTTTAGAGCATGGCAATTGACATATCCCAACGCAAAAAACAATTCGGTACTGCAGGAATTTCTGCTTATTTTACAACAGGCGAAAAGTAATTACCCAGACATTGACGGGAAAAAAATCGTTGAAAAAGAAATACTTCCGATGGCGGATCATTTGGAACGTGTAGCGTTTACCATAGCTGTCAATCACTATTTATACGGCTTTTATTCCGGCAGCAAAAAAACCGGACTAGAAGATTATTCATATTCGACAAATGTCATAAAAAATGAAGAAGACAGAGTTTTTGATAAAAAAACGTGGCGAATATATTCGGCGGACGTCGCTCATAAAATTTCACAGGAAAGAAAATCATTTATTATCGCGTTGTATAAAAACGGCAGTCAAATTGAAGGCGTAGTATTTAACGAAAAGCAAAAACTGCCGAAAAACGATTCCGCTTTTGCAAAATTCATGGATGACAAAGACCTGATGAGATTTACTTTGCGGGATATCGTTCCGTCGGCGAGAGATCATGTTACGAAAAGATTTGTCGATGATTTTGCGAACGACACTTATTTGGATTATTTGTCGTGGGCAGGGACGCAGAATAACCGTTTGAACGCTATAATCGACGTAAATAACGGTCTTCCGAGCGAACTTTCAGAAACAATTAAATTTTATATTGATAAAGAATGGGACATGGCGATTGCGGCGTTTCTACAGGCAAGCGAGAAAATTCAAGATTTTGTAAATAAACTTTCGGATATAAACGAACGTGCGGATCGCTATAAAATATTTATAGACAAAATTAAGAGCGCCGAAAAAATTCGCCTGAAAATAAATGATGACTTGAAAATTCTAGACGATGACTTTAACAATGAAAAATTAGTCGATTCAATTATCGTTAAACTTGATGTCGTGAAAAATTTGGCGATTCCTTTGCATTTTCATCAGGTGCAAGACAGATTTTATTTAATTTACAAGCAAGTTATAAACGATATTTATCCGCACTGGACCGCAAACGGAAGATCTGTAGGTAAAGAACGGCAAACTATAATGTTAATTAACAAGCTTGCGAAAAAATTCGGATTTAATATTGATAAAACAGCGGTTTAA
- a CDS encoding transporter substrate-binding domain-containing protein, with translation MSKIVILLLIFILWVCFWLDKKHESFEMPIITKKQVIDLNTIKKRKKLVALTRYNANSFFIYKGQPMGYEYELLNLFAKEINVDLEIKIPSTYDSLFIMLENGDGDLIAANLLVTQEISEKILFAKHHNTTRQVLVQRLPENYKYMNYRQKKKAIISDPIELIGKTVTVPATGAFRQRLKNLSNEIGGDIIINLSDIHEPEDLIGMVSRGEIEYTIADENLAKINSSFHKNIDVSVPISFSQRIAWAFRSSSLELKEAADNWIAKINENSNPLHNIIYDKYYGNSSLYNARRNSEYFVLETEAISPYDSLFKKYEILPIASWTLLASMAYQESKFDNSQESWAGAKGIMQVLPQTGMTLGFKDISTPENNIKAGVKYLQYIYDNYWKNMADTNEIVKFMLGSYNAGIGHIKDAQRLAARMKLDSLKWDNNVAVALRKLSNPEYYYRPEVKYGYCRGDEPFFYVKEIIDRKRMYDGILEATAAKKSIADSLKAAIE, from the coding sequence ATGAGTAAAATTGTAATACTTTTATTAATTTTTATTTTGTGGGTTTGTTTTTGGCTGGATAAAAAACACGAAAGTTTTGAAATGCCAATAATAACTAAAAAGCAGGTTATCGACCTGAATACTATAAAAAAACGTAAAAAATTGGTGGCGCTTACTCGTTACAACGCAAATAGTTTTTTCATATACAAAGGACAGCCGATGGGATATGAATACGAACTTTTAAATTTATTTGCAAAAGAAATAAACGTCGATTTGGAAATTAAAATTCCATCTACATATGATTCGCTTTTTATTATGCTTGAAAACGGGGACGGCGATTTGATTGCGGCGAATTTACTGGTCACGCAGGAAATAAGCGAGAAAATTTTATTTGCCAAACATCATAACACTACCCGTCAGGTTTTGGTACAACGTCTTCCGGAAAATTACAAATACATGAATTACAGGCAAAAGAAAAAAGCGATTATATCAGATCCGATAGAACTTATAGGAAAAACAGTAACCGTTCCGGCAACCGGAGCTTTTCGCCAGCGTTTAAAAAATTTATCCAATGAAATAGGAGGCGATATTATAATAAATCTTTCCGATATTCATGAACCTGAAGACTTGATTGGAATGGTTAGCAGAGGTGAAATTGAATATACTATCGCCGATGAAAATTTAGCTAAAATAAACAGTTCTTTCCATAAAAATATCGACGTATCCGTTCCTATAAGTTTTTCACAAAGAATTGCGTGGGCGTTTCGCAGCTCAAGTTTAGAACTGAAAGAGGCGGCGGATAACTGGATTGCGAAAATAAATGAAAATTCCAATCCTCTGCATAATATTATTTATGATAAATATTATGGAAATTCTTCACTGTATAACGCCCGTCGAAACAGTGAATATTTTGTTTTGGAAACTGAGGCGATTTCACCTTACGATTCTTTATTCAAAAAATATGAGATATTGCCTATCGCTTCTTGGACGCTTCTTGCTTCAATGGCATATCAGGAATCAAAATTCGATAATTCGCAGGAATCGTGGGCAGGAGCGAAAGGAATTATGCAGGTTCTTCCGCAGACGGGGATGACTCTTGGTTTTAAGGACATTTCAACGCCGGAAAATAATATCAAAGCCGGAGTAAAATACTTGCAGTACATTTACGATAATTATTGGAAAAATATGGCTGACACAAATGAAATTGTAAAATTTATGTTAGGTTCTTATAATGCGGGAATAGGGCATATAAAGGATGCTCAACGACTTGCCGCACGTATGAAATTAGATTCTCTGAAATGGGATAATAACGTCGCCGTCGCCTTACGAAAACTTTCTAATCCGGAATATTATTATCGTCCAGAAGTAAAATATGGGTACTGCCGCGGCGACGAACCTTTTTTCTATGTGAAAGAGATAATTGACAGAAAAAGGATGTATGACGGTATTTTGGAAGCGACCGCTGCGAAAAAGTCGATCGCCGATTCTTTAAAAGCGGCGATTGAATAA
- a CDS encoding RluA family pseudouridine synthase translates to MIKIIVSENDGGKRIDRLVREELNCCSLGEIFRLFRTRRVSINGIKCKESERVKFGDEILIFADKDELKNKSAQKIKIINKNNFQLIYEDKNLIVCNKLSGVASQPGKGIPSGTSLIELARNYADEKFVPYLIHRIDADTSGVILIAKDIDFLRSLQNIWNSEFVKKEYVAVCFGNFDQKNGKIDLKLERTSKEAAGMKMKVTEHGGLRSISQYKIISQNENCAIVSVEINTGRTHQIRTHFAYINHCLLGDKRYGNNQADKAIEEKSGLKINRLMLHSHKISFFLNKKQYSFSAQIPDIFHKFIK, encoded by the coding sequence ATGATTAAGATTATCGTCTCTGAAAATGACGGTGGGAAGCGAATAGACAGGCTTGTTCGAGAAGAGTTGAATTGTTGTTCTTTGGGTGAAATTTTTAGATTGTTTCGTACCAGAAGAGTTTCAATAAACGGTATAAAATGCAAAGAGAGCGAACGGGTAAAATTTGGCGATGAAATTTTAATTTTTGCAGATAAAGACGAATTAAAAAACAAATCCGCTCAAAAAATTAAAATTATAAATAAAAATAATTTTCAATTGATTTACGAAGATAAAAATCTAATTGTATGCAACAAACTATCGGGTGTTGCAAGTCAGCCCGGTAAAGGAATTCCGTCGGGAACGTCGCTTATCGAACTTGCGCGGAATTACGCTGATGAAAAATTTGTTCCCTATCTGATTCATAGAATTGACGCCGATACGTCCGGAGTGATTTTGATCGCGAAAGACATTGACTTTTTAAGGAGTTTGCAAAATATTTGGAACAGTGAATTTGTCAAAAAAGAATACGTTGCCGTTTGTTTCGGAAATTTTGACCAAAAAAACGGAAAAATCGACTTAAAACTTGAAAGAACGTCAAAAGAGGCTGCGGGAATGAAAATGAAAGTAACCGAACATGGCGGACTTCGCTCAATTTCTCAGTATAAAATAATTTCACAAAACGAAAATTGTGCAATAGTTTCAGTAGAAATCAATACCGGACGAACACATCAAATTCGCACGCATTTTGCGTATATAAACCACTGCTTACTGGGAGATAAACGCTACGGTAATAATCAAGCCGACAAAGCCATTGAGGAAAAAAGCGGATTAAAAATCAATAGACTTATGTTGCATTCTCATAAAATTTCTTTTTTTTTGAACAAAAAACAATATAGTTTCTCGGCGCAAATACCCGATATTTTTCACAAATTCATAAAATAA